The Fusarium poae strain DAOMC 252244 chromosome 2, whole genome shotgun sequence nucleotide sequence TAAGCTTTGACCGTATCACCGAAGCATCATCTATTCTTACGTCGTCATATCAAGATGGAGCGAGATCTCACAACGCTCCCATCTCGTCCCAAGGGCTTGACAAAATCAACATCGGGCGCATCTTTCGGCGATGGCTCTGCAATGTCAGTGCCAGTTCTAGGATCTCATCCCCTAGGAACTCTTCACGTTCATCAAGTCAGCGAGACACctcatcaagaagaagacgatgatgacggcCCCCCACCTCTTGATCCTCCCTCGACACAGAAAGAGACtacttctttatataaaacctCACAGCACAACTCTTCGAAATCCCTCCAGAGTCCGACCTGGGAGCCTTTGGAACACCACCTAGGAGGCGGCGACGTGGTTCTCATTCTTGATTTGCCCGAGGTCTTTACTGTTGGATATGACTCTATATCATTTACAGCTAAGCATTTTGGCGGCATCAGAGATATACCCCCAGGAGCTCACTTCTTCTGGGTAGCTCATCCTGGAGGCATGTCCACCCGCTGTGGCTTTTGGGTTGTCGCGAACAATACCAATGCTGTCCATGTTATGCAATGGGACCGCTTCAACGAGGTTCTCGGCGACTCTGCTCGTGCTGAGGCACGCATCCAGTCCGACAATCTCGAGGCTATCCACTCTAAGCTGGTCCCTTACCAAGACCCAACTGCGGTAAACGCTGCCCGTGGAGATCTGGCTCAAGCTGCCTCGCAAAGAAATTTCAACATGTGGGAGCAGCTCACGGGCAAGGTCAATGAGAATCTCCTCAATCGAGTGACTGGTCAAAATTACGACAACTGGACGCTTCACACAGGCGATCGTGTCAAGGGATCAGTACTCATGGCGGCTGAGATGGAACTCGACAACTCGCTCTCAAATCCCATGCTCATGGCTCGTGAGCTCAACTTTGCCTTTAGCCAACGCACAAAGACATACTCGACAGACAACACTGGTGCTGACCGGACCCTTGAGGCTACGGACGCAACTCCTTACATCCTATCACTGATCGATGCGTCTCATAATGGTCTCACTTCTGACGACGTTGTTGGAGAATTTCAGTTCACATTCGTCGTGGGTGTGCACCTTGGCAATGATTCATGTATTCAGCAGTGGTGGCATATGCTGCTCAAGATATTTCTCCGCGCCTATCTTCTTCCCGCACGCCGACCATCTCTCGCTGCTGCTTTCATTCACACTCTGACCGCACAATTGACGTATAGTGCCTCTTGGCTTGAGGGTTCAATCCTGGACTCTGCCGAGTCACAGACCCGAGATCTGCGACTTGCACTTACCGTATACAAGCGCCGCCTCGAGGAACTCATGCAAGGTCTGGGTAACCAAGCTACATCAGATCAGCTCAGCGTCGCCACAGCTTTTGCAGGTCTCGAGGCTGTTGCAACAAACATGCTCGATTGGGATCTACGCGGAGACTACTTGCGTCGTGGTAATATCATGATGGAGGATGGCGAGGAGGTGGAGCTGGAAGATGCGGACATGGCAGCGGAAGACGAACGTGGTGAGTGGGCGCCAGAAATTGTTGACCTGGACGAGTCTGGACGGCAGCGCGATCTTGTCTCGTGGAACGACTAGGAATGTCTAGCTGCGAGAACGGTTCGTGCTTCGAGACGCTGGGGACGAATAGCAGGCAAGACTACTGTTAAACGGTTTAGACAAGCACGGGGGCATGGCCAGAGCATAATTAAATGTGTTCAGGGGTTAACAGTGTTGCAGAAATGTGTTGCTTGATGAATGAATAATATGGTGTGGTTGGGTCCAAGATTTCGATTTGAGCTTGGAGCTAGGGTTTACTTTGGTAGTTTCTTAGGTGGAATGGCGATAACTTAATACTTCTTACCGTGTTATTAAACACTGATTGTAGCACATCGATTCTTCAAATGTATGGTGCTTTAAACCAGCTTATTTTCCCCATTCGACCGATGTAAACAGGTAGAGCCAGTTCTCATAACGCAATCGCTTATCACAGGCAAGACAATGTAGAGTGTTTGTTTCGGAGCCAGTCCAGCGGGAGGACAGTTCATTGACATCACAACCATTACAGCATGAGCCGTATAGTTAACTTGAAAGATTTCATTTGCCTGCCAGATCCTGTACAATCCGCCAAAAGCAAGGCCATGCAAATGTCAATAGGTAACCCATTCCCAAACCAGGGAAATTGTGACTCCGGTCCCTTTTTCGCACTGCCCGTTGTATCCTCCACTGCAACATTGCTCCGACTCGACGCTTTTGTGCCCCATCCCGACAAACATCTTGAACCGTTTAACGGTAAGACTTCTGGAAGCGGGCACGGGCACCGGGACCACCGAACTTCTTGGGCTCGCAGCGGCGGTTGTCGGCAACGAGGAGGGTTCGGTCGAATTGGACGAGAGCCTGCTTGAGGAGGTTCTTGGAGTGCTCATCGACGAACTTCTGGTAGTAGGCGACCAGGGACTTGGCGATAGCTTGTCGGATAGCGTAGATCTGTGAAAGTTAGTTTGTCGCTCTTTAAATTGAAAAGGGGAACCTCCCTGGGAAGTATGACCACCACCGCTAACCCTCACCCGGATGTCTATTCCGGCAAACTTATCAAGACCAACGACGAGAAGAGGCTCGTAGACCTGTGTCATGTTAGTAATTCTGTCTCGAAGGCCGATACATGGAATGGCATATATCTTACCTTGAAGCGGAGGATCTCAGGCTGGACGAGCTGGAGAGGACGTCCGTTGACCTTGATGAGACCCTTACCGGCCTTTACGTTTAATTTATGTTAGTCTCATGTGTTTAATGGTCATTTATCGTATCGATGCAGGATTGCGAACCTTGCAGTGGGCGACAGCAGTAGCCGTCTTCTTCTTACCGAAGCACTGAACGGAGTTGGTGGCGCTCATGATTGCGGTTGTCGTGATGCCGGAGGGGAATGAGCGATCGGCCGTATCgagggtggtgatggtgttgagagtTGAGATTTTGCAGGTCGGAATAGGGCTCTCTCTCTTGTGGCTGTGGGGCAACTTTTTTCGCTGGTGTTGCCAAACGGAAGGAGCGACCACGTGAAATCTGCTGAGTCATCACTTTAGTTAGGGCATGACCCACCAGGAAAGTGCGACCGGAGTTTGGTGGCCTTTGTTCTGCTCCACGAAAAAAAATTCGTCAAATCTTCATACTAACCCGACGAACCGCAGCCCACCGTCAAGGTCAGCATATCCTCAATTATCAACAATCGACCAGGAATACTGACATCGTTGATTCAAGATGGTTTCCGCCAAGAAGCACGTCCCTATCGTCAAGAAGCGTATGTCTGCCGAATCTGAAATTGAGAGCCGATTTATATTATGGAAAATGGGAATTTTGATATTGACTGTTGTGCATAGGCACCAAGCGCTTCGAGAGGCATCAGTCAGATCGCTTCATGCGAGTAGGAGCCTCATGGCGTAAGCCCAAGGGTATTGACAGCCGAGTCCGCCGTCGATTCCGTGGCACCATTGCCATGCCCTCTGTACGTTGAGACTTTGCGAGGCCCGACTGGAATCACCAACTCTCCAAGGGGGCAGGATAGCTGGGAACTTTGTGCTGACACGTTATCTCAGATCGGTTACGGATCCAACCAGAAGACCCGTTACATGGCCCCCTCTGGCTTCAAGGCTTTCCTCGTGAACAACAAAGCAGACGTCGAACTCCTTTTAATGCACCACAGAACTCATGCTGCCGAGTACGCCTTCCATGTTGATCTAGACGACGAATTTCTGCTAACAAGACACTCCAGGATCGCCCACAACGTCTCTTCCCGAAAGCGAGTTGAGATCATCGCTCGTGCCAAGCAACTGGGAGTCAAGGTCACCAACCCCAAGGCCAAGGTTACCACCGAGGTTTAAAAGGAAATGGATCGGTTTTTGGGCTGCTTTACGGTTATGCATCGGAAGGGGGATTGCGTTACTTGCGGTTCTGGCACATAAATCATGCATGCTAGAGAATAAAAACGCGCCGTTGAACGACAAGGACACTGGCATCAACCGCTTAAACAGCAAATCTCTCGGAGTTTAGAGGAGCATGAGAAATGCATCGTCTCTACTCCAGACCGATGAGGGCGCTAAGGAGGGGTTAAGTGAAAAGCCTTGTGTATTATGTACGAGGCCATGAAAAATAAACAAAACCCCTTTGAGGGCCACATCTGAACGCTGACTGCAACTTGACGTATGGATAATGTCGGGACGAGTTTTAAATACTAGTTACTGTCTCAATGCCTCGCTGGGCTGCGTGAATCCGTGTTCGTATTGGTACATTTGTCACTTGGCATTCGGTGGTAAACTAATGCATTGAGATCATATTTTGCAAAGAACTGATCAGTGGGATTTACTTGCTCGATTGCTCCGGGAATAATGAATGTTTGCTTTACTAATGCGAGTCTGCTGTTTGATATCAGTACTTGTCAAGATGTTTGTATCAAAGACGGCAACCTGAGTTTAATAGCTCTAATACACAGAGATGCTCAACTCAATGGCTGCTTCTATCAAAGCTAACCGAAGAACAGGGACATCACATTATGTGATTCAGAGAAGGGGACTTTATTTGTTTACTCGATGCTATCAGCTACGATGtagataggtacctaggcagCTACCATTGCCAATGCCACCTGCCTTGCACCTGCGTACACTTGCAACTGGCCGTGACAGAATGTCCGACTTCTTTGACACCGGCTTTCTTGCACTGCGTTACTTGGTACCTAATGGCTTGCCCTTCATCATGAAGTACCTAACTTAATACATTACATCCTTTACGATCAATTTCTGACCGCGGCTCATGACTTGCCATCACTCAAAATCGTTCTGCCCTTTGCTGATCGTTTCGCTCGTGGGTATATTCTTTCACGATTCAAGCCTTCAACTTTGTGATGGCGTTTCCACCCCGACTTGTGCGATCGCGGACAACAGTCTTCAAGCCACAATGCACACATCTCACCATGGCACGGGTTTATGACCTAGATGCAAAGTGTTTCTCATGCCAGGAACCCGGTCAGTTCGGTTGGCTGTATCAGTGCACCCAGGATTGCGACAAGATAATCCAAGAGAAGCTAGTAAGACAGCATAGCTCGACACTGATTCCGAGGCTAATTCGAGAACAGTCATGTATGGACTTTTTGGACTATACCTTTCGAAAAAGTATGAGTATACGAAAAGGCAGCCCAGAAGCTCGAAAGGACAAACTTAGCTTCCTCGATGAGCTCACTCCTGAGCAGATGGCCTGTTACCGACCAGACCAGATTGCGACTATCTTGAGACAACGTGCGCAGGTATGCTTCTTTTCGTGATTTGGCCACTCTCGCAGACTGGCCACAAGCTTATTCTATGCCACAGTTGAAGGACGTCATCGCGGAGGAGGAATTTAGGAGAAGAAGTTTGGCTCTACTTGACAACACGCCTCCGCTCCATGGCTTAGATACCTTTATGGGTGACAATACTGGAGAATGGGCATACGGCGAGAATAAGAGTTGTCAGTACAGAGTTTGTCCAAGATGTCGTCCCGTGTGCATCGACCGGTCATTCTTGAGCCTTGATGCAGTTGCCGACGGAGAAATCCCCCCAACTGCCGCTGCAGGTTTTGGATTTGAGGCATTGGGAGGGAGACCAGTCATCGATAAAGATGTCATCAATCATATCAACGAGCACCGTACTAAAGTAAGCACTTGTATGTCGCCCTATTGGCAGTTGAGCTGACTCGCCAAACCACAGGCACACAACCGCCAAATGATGGAATTGCTCGAAGAACAAATCGCCCGTATGCTAGGCCGTCATCACAAAAATCCAGATCTAAGGAACGTGCTTAGAAAGACGGTGTTTGCACCCAAACCACGAAGGTTGCCCATTGTGAAGAAAGTTGCAGCCACTGGTCAGTATCCACATGAAAAGGAACCAGCCCCGACCAGCACTACCCAATATCGCGATCAAGCACTCGCATCTTCAAATACCCCCGACTTGCTGGAAAATCCCTGGCCATGGTTAGCCTCATTTGGGAACGGGTACGTAACTGAAGCTTATCGAGATCAAGCACAGGAGCAATCGCAACGGCAAGGGCTACGAGCCACACGTATTCCCCGGTAGGTTGTATTGTTGAACTTTACAGACTTCTCTTATTGATTGTTATGATGCAGTCCTACCACTCCTTCACAATCTACAAGACGTCGGTTGGCAGATCAACTCATATTCAACACTTCCCACTTTCCACCCGACGAAGGTTATCCCTGGAGACTTCTTCCGAATCAAGGGAATATTGAAGCGAGAGATCCTTGTCTTCGCAGACGCTCAAAAACCATTGACTCGCGGGGGGGGAGTGTTGGATACAACTTGGCAGACAACGGCGTGGCCGTGACAGAGGAGAGTATTGAAGTTGGTCTCCCCGACGTAGTGACTCAAGTATAACTTTGTGTTGGAATTGGTGCCTGGAAATTAAGAGTGGCTTTGTTTGAGATACCCCATTTGTGGAGAGGAGTGTTGAAGTTGTCAAATCGGTTGGTTATGCATTGGTCAGGTCGTTGTCTAGAGTCTTGGAGACACGTACATATTTAGTTTGACAGAAAATCACTTGAGCAAGAAGCTTCTGATACACTACGTGTATTGTTTGCTTAGCAATTCTAATTATCCTTAGAGTTCTCCAgaatcttcttcatcatttGATTGCCCACCACTTTAGCCTCCTCAAATCGGGGTTGGAAGAATTCCTGGGTGCTCACAAACCGCTTCTCCCATGTCTCAAAGTGACCCAGATTGACACATTCAGCCCAAGCCCGGGCTGCAAAGGTAAACTCCAGATCGTCACTACGATATGTCTTGTCATCAATTGCAGTCTCAATCGCAGCATCCAGCACATCCCCGTTTCGGAATAGATACTCAGTTACACCAAGACGCAAACGGAATAGAGGGGTGCTGCAGAGCATGTGATCATATGGCACGATGTTGAGTGCAGCCCAACAGTCGACCATGGCGAGGATTGAAAGGTGGTTGTTGGGCCGGGGCTCGTCGGTTGGTGTACCAAGAGAAAAGGACGAGAGGATCGATGGCTCAAGCAGAGGACGTGTCTCCCAAGATGTTGACGGGCCAAACACCTTGTCGCGTGCACGGTAGACTCGCTCCCTGAAACCCTCGCGGTTGCCTTCAAGCATGAGCTTGTACAGGTCTGTAACACTTCGTGCATACTGCGAGATCTGCTCTCTAGCCTCAGGGTTCAGGATGGCAAGACCTGCGTACACATGCCACTTCTGGCTGTAGATGCGTAGCATCAGATTGACCTTGACGTTCTCGATACCACCAACGTAGCGACTCAGCTCCCAGGGGAACTGTTTATTAGCATGCCACGCCTTGCCCATAGACAGGAAAGCGGCATGGGTGACGGCCTGGGTGTCTGCAGTGATGCGGTCATGCTCACGGGCCGTGAGATGGACGAACTTGGACTTGAGGCAGCTCAAGACAGCCTCGACCTTGCGGAGGGCCGAGTCTGGAGCGCGGTGCTGAATGAGAACAAGGGGTTGGTTGTAAGGGTCGACGTTGGGGCCGTGGAGCGAGTGGCAGGAGATAATGTCGACATCGGACGGAAGATGAGTCTCGAAAGCGGCGATCTCAGGGGACTTGCATGAGGTTTGGCCTCCAACGATGGCACCAAGTTTGGTAGCTGAACCATGACACAATTAGTTTCTGGTGTTCAGTCTCAGGCCTTTCAGGCTACAAGTCACATTACACGGGACAAGAGGGTGCATACATGGTCCATACTGAGCAATTACACGATCAATGACGGCGGCTTCAACGCTGTAGATGATGTAGTCGCTTGCGCGGGATACGAAATGGCCATTTCGACAAATTTCTATATTTTTCTATTGTAAAGCTTCAGCGACTTGCGCGAGGCAGAGATAGACAGGAATCAGTAAGCCATACATTTCCAGCATATTCTTTCTGAAGGCTCTCCTGGTTCTCTTCTCGGTCGCAGGCCAAGATTCTATAGTAGTCCGCCGTTAGCCACTCGGCATGCGGTACGGGGCTTGCAATCACGAGTAGGATAAGGTATAATATCTGTTCTTGTATGTGTTAGCTTTTGTGTCGAGACATGAGGCTAACAAAATTGTGGTAGAGGGAAAAATTCAGACAGTTGTATGTTAAGGTAGCAAGCGTTTACATCAGTGAGAGCACAGATCCGGATCCGATGGCCATAACGGACACCGGGCGTCTCTGCACAATGCTCGAGCCAAATGCGCTCTAGTCATCATGAAAGAGGGGGAGGGGTATGAATTTTGAGGAAGATGTTGCTTACCATTGAAGAAAAGATGCTGGGGCTGGAAGCACGAATCGCAAAAGGATCCTAGACTTACCTCCAGCCAGCGGCAGACAGCCTTTCGGCGTACATCTTGCCCATGTCGCCCATGCCAATCAGTCCGACGACAAAATTCTCCATCCCATCAGGGACGGTTCGAGTGTGTGAAGCCATATTATCTGCTGCGCGAAGATAGCAAGAACAGAAAACAAGAATCACATCCTCTCTCTCACAAGCGAACGTCTTTCGATTGGAGCTTTGTGCGAAAAGCTCAAAAGAGTGTGTGGTTGAGAgtagagaaaagaaagagaagaaaaaaaagttcgCGGTCTTCTTTATGGTGGAGATTTGAGACGACTTACGTAAGCTAACAGACACCGCGATATAGCGATTGGTGGGTCTATGAAGCTATCCACTGCAAGCAGAAGCACACAGAACCTCGAGACTCAAGAAGAGAGAAGCTTTAGCTTACACGGACTTCTTGTTCATAATTTCGCTTCTCAGAAAAGATGGAGGTCGTGTTTGCTTTGGGTTCGAACGGCTCCGGTCAACTGGGCATTGGCCACAAAGAGGACGTTTCCGTGCCAAAGCAGGTCCTTTTCCATCCTGGTCCGCCAGCCTCCTCAATTGTTCAAGTTACAGCTGGTGGTAATCATACTCTACTGCTTACGAAAACTGGTCAACTATACTGGAGTGGCGATTCTACACCTGGAGCTTGCGGACTGACGTCTGGTCCCGATGTTGCCGTTTTCCGAGAACTTCagcttaccaaaaatggagAGCCTTCAACCGGCGAGGTTGCCTTGATTACAGCGACTTGGGAAGCTTCAATTATTGTGGCTAAGGATTCAGAGGGCAAGAAATCGCAGGTCTTTAGTTTCGGCGCTGGTTTAAAAGGCGAGCTAGGTCTGGGCGAACTCATTGTCCGGACGCCATCATCAACACGAATTCGAGAATTTCCTCCTCCAGGCACAGAAGTTGTCGACTTGGCTGCTTGCATGGGACATGTCGTCGCAGTTCTTGACAATGGAGACGCCTATGGCTGGGGTAACGCAAGGAAATCTCAAGCTGGTGAGCCGGGCCAAGTTCTTCATGCTCCCCGAAAGATCGAAGGTCTCGACTTTAAGGTTACACGGGCTGTTTGTGGTAGAGAATTCACATGTCTATTTGGCGACCCACAAAGTGGAAACCTCAAGGTTCTGGGTTCAGACAAATGGAAAATTCAATCAGATGCACCCGAGACCTGTCCCGAGTGGAAAGACGTAGGAGCTAGCTGGGGAAATGTCTTCATCCTGGCAAAGGATGGTTCTCTGCAGGCTTGGGGACGAGACGATCACGGGCAACTACCTCCCCCGGGTCTTCCAGAGGTGAACAAAATCGCAATTGGTAGCGAACATGTCGTTGCTCTTTCTACTGCAGGCGATGTTCTATCATGGGGTTGGGGTGAACACGGCAATTGTGGACCTCAAGTTGAGAACAACGACGTCAAAGGTCGATGGAATGTCATTGCTTCGTCCAAATTTATACCCCCTGGCTCTAAGATAGAAGAGGTTGGAGCTGGTTGTGCCACCAGCTGGGTATTCATCACAGCAGAGTGAGCCTGTTCACTTCAAATTGACGCCTTCCACCTCCTAAATTCCTATCTCGCACGATCAGTCTGGGAAAAGAGCTAGATTCTCGACATCTGCTAGTTGCTGAGTCGGTTCGAGATATGTTGATTCAGCATCTGTAGGCTGTGGATGTGGCTGCTCGGCTTCAGCCCCAGGACCAGCAGGTACAGGGTTCTCAGAAAAGCGACTCATGTCCATTGCAGAGGCATTCTGTTCAAGTTAGTATGTGGTTAAGCAGGAGAAACACACAGACTTACAGGGTTGATGCTATGATCCCATCCTAGCTTGGAATTGTCTTCCATGAGCTCTTCCTCATCGTAATTGATAGGCTCCCAACCCTCATCCTCCACGAACAAACTCTCTGATTGGTTAGTAGCGGGTGGCGCTGGTCTTTGAGACGGACGAAGGTCAAAAACTCCTACCCGCGAAGCACTGGCTCTAGCAGCGCTCATTTGTGGTGTCGGGTTATGCTGAGGCAGGGATGGAGGGGGGGCTGGTGGTTGAGACTGTTGCGGTTCGGGCGGCGGGATGCTGGGTCTACTTGTAGTGGCTTCGAGTCGTGGCCCAGTGCTTTGGGGTGCGTTCTTGCGGCCTTTCTTGGTCCTTTGCCCAGTGTTGGTTCCACGCTCGCCAACTGTCATAACAAGAAACTCGCATGATATGGCATCGCCAGTATATGAGAGCTGGATGGGCTGCGTAGGAACTGAGTAGCGAGCCGAGACTTCGTTTCCTGTAATCCCGGCGTGCTGGATAATGGCACGGAAGTCTTTGACAGAAATCACAATGTGGAGCTTGTCTTCGACATCGATATCATCAAACTCTTCCGCCTCGACGGCGATTGATGTCTGTAGTGGCTTTTTGAGGACCGCTAGAGAGTGTCAGTACATCAGCATTCGA carries:
- a CDS encoding hypothetical protein (BUSCO:42179at5125) codes for the protein MERDLTTLPSRPKGLTKSTSGASFGDGSAMSVPVLGSHPLGTLHVHQVSETPHQEEDDDDGPPPLDPPSTQKETTSLYKTSQHNSSKSLQSPTWEPLEHHLGGGDVVLILDLPEVFTVGYDSISFTAKHFGGIRDIPPGAHFFWVAHPGGMSTRCGFWVVANNTNAVHVMQWDRFNEVLGDSARAEARIQSDNLEAIHSKLVPYQDPTAVNAARGDLAQAASQRNFNMWEQLTGKVNENLLNRVTGQNYDNWTLHTGDRVKGSVLMAAEMELDNSLSNPMLMARELNFAFSQRTKTYSTDNTGADRTLEATDATPYILSLIDASHNGLTSDDVVGEFQFTFVVGVHLGNDSCIQQWWHMLLKIFLRAYLLPARRPSLAAAFIHTLTAQLTYSASWLEGSILDSAESQTRDLRLALTVYKRRLEELMQGLGNQATSDQLSVATAFAGLEAVATNMLDWDLRGDYLRRGNIMMEDGEEVELEDADMAAEDERGEWAPEIVDLDESGRQRDLVSWND
- the RPS16 gene encoding 40S ribosomal protein S16 (BUSCO:54483at5125), encoding MSATNSVQCFGKKKTATAVAHCKAGKGLIKVNGRPLQLVQPEILRFKVYEPLLVVGLDKFAGIDIRIYAIRQAIAKSLVAYYQKFVDEHSKNLLKQALVQFDRTLLVADNRRCEPKKFGGPGARARFQKSYR
- the CRP63 gene encoding 60S ribosomal protein L32 (BUSCO:56519at5125) produces the protein MVSAKKHVPIVKKRTKRFERHQSDRFMRVGASWRKPKGIDSRVRRRFRGTIAMPSIGYGSNQKTRYMAPSGFKAFLVNNKADVELLLMHHRTHAAEIAHNVSSRKRVEIIARAKQLGVKVTNPKAKVTTEV
- a CDS encoding hypothetical protein (BUSCO:22672at5125); its protein translation is MASHTRTVPDGMENFVVGLIGMGDMGKMYAERLSAAGWRILACDREENQESLQKEYAGNKNIEICRNGHFVSRASDYIIYSVEAAVIDRVIAQYGPSTKLGAIVGGQTSCKSPEIAAFETHLPSDVDIISCHSLHGPNVDPYNQPLVLIQHRAPDSALRKVEAVLSCLKSKFVHLTAREHDRITADTQAVTHAAFLSMGKAWHANKQFPWELSRYVGGIENVKVNLMLRIYSQKWHVYAGLAILNPEAREQISQYARSVTDLYKLMLEGNREGFRERVYRARDKVFGPSTSWETRPLLEPSILSSFSLGTPTDEPRPNNHLSILAMVDCWAALNIVPYDHMLCSTPLFRLRLGVTEYLFRNGDVLDAAIETAIDDKTYRSDDLEFTFAARAWAECVNLGHFETWEKRFVSTQEFFQPRFEEAKVVGNQMMKKILENSKDN
- a CDS encoding hypothetical protein (BUSCO:31356at5125); the encoded protein is MEVVFALGSNGSGQLGIGHKEDVSVPKQVLFHPGPPASSIVQVTAGGNHTLLLTKTGQLYWSGDSTPGACGLTSGPDVAVFRELQLTKNGEPSTGEVALITATWEASIIVAKDSEGKKSQVFSFGAGLKGELGLGELIVRTPSSTRIREFPPPGTEVVDLAACMGHVVAVLDNGDAYGWGNARKSQAGEPGQVLHAPRKIEGLDFKVTRAVCGREFTCLFGDPQSGNLKVLGSDKWKIQSDAPETCPEWKDVGASWGNVFILAKDGSLQAWGRDDHGQLPPPGLPEVNKIAIGSEHVVALSTAGDVLSWGWGEHGNCGPQVENNDVKGRWNVIASSKFIPPGSKIEEVGAGCATSWVFITAE
- a CDS encoding hypothetical protein (BUSCO:28296at5125) produces the protein MALLSFTLSEEGVASFRDALICLNKFSDDVSLEARKDSFVLTTLNTSKSAYASVKFATTKFFSRYHFQGSRQFRDRFHCTLYIRALVSLFRSRTAADSQRDTEKQTIIDRCDIAIEDGEGIQSRFIARLIFRNGLTSTHRLPFEVAVPVHAKFNKQDAPHHWTISSRTLRQLMDHFGPGIEFLDINTDGDHVNFTCFSEKTVSEDAVLKKPLQTSIAVEAEEFDDIDVEDKLHIVISVKDFRAIIQHAGITGNEVSARYSVPTQPIQLSYTGDAISCEFLVMTVGERGTNTGQRTKKGRKNAPQSTGPRLEATTSRPSIPPPEPQQSQPPAPPPSLPQHNPTPQMSAARASASRVGVFDLRPSQRPAPPATNQSESLFVEDEGWEPINYDEEELMEDNSKLGWDHSINPNASAMDMSRFSENPVPAGPGAEAEQPHPQPTDAESTYLEPTQQLADVENLALFPD